The proteins below come from a single Argentina anserina chromosome 1, drPotAnse1.1, whole genome shotgun sequence genomic window:
- the LOC126795564 gene encoding protein CPR-5 gives MDPPPSPSSSLQPQIPAVQSATDRHESSTAAVEKPKKNKGKKKKLFKEGASVSSSSSFSASTSTLGFSVRGAPRVACKRRGQKVVVNAARRNPTSHDVGFRLGMSMALVVNQILERNGERGGAMSSDYLAKMCASAVRNSLANDFGNTFDCLIENFQQSFGSTLRTQKSIKESSEDSTGYISSKRKMEEYSPCVTHDEEDDCLRREDCGSSYITEDFHSREVTYTSAAEGRLNYREQLHQIMLPNPVNLEVALHGQTNQLTGIRRRTVGSVADQSMLDTYKHANELKERELCLKECELGISLKNLELKGERVAQCYDSNNLERLNIALGRSKASFKAEKFKTQLEDTRHSELLRKCIDCLVAGIFVMAAALFYGTYVYSYRRIREATASCTPSKDEKSWWNPVSSFNSRFQVLRCQAVAVSRMVFGLFMILVIAYLIFQRSADSKQTMPVTFIILMLGIACGWAGKFCVDTLGGSGYHWLIYWETLCILHFFCNVFTSVLFYILHGPVDVSPGTKGNLLFPYWIRRLVFYSVTFLFLPLFCGLLPFASLGEWMHHIFQNLKLFSDPSETGFHPEL, from the exons ATGGATCcacctccttctccttcttcttctcttcaacCCCAAATCCCCGCCGTCCAATCCGCCACCGACCGTCATGAAAGCTCAACTGCCGCCGTCGAAAAACCCAAGAAGAATaaagggaagaagaagaagctgttCAAGGAGGGTGCTTCCGTCTCGTcgtcctcctccttctctgcTTCGACTTCAACTTTGGGGTTCTCCGTCAGAGGAGCCCCGCGCGTGGCGTGCAAGCGCCGAGGGCAGAAGGTGGTTGTCAATGCGGCGCGGCGGAATCCTACTTCCCACGATGTAGGATTTCGGTTGGGGATGTCAATGGCTTTGGTTGTTAACCAG ATTCTGGAAAGGAATGGTGAGCGAGGCGGAGCGATGTCCTCTGATTATCTTGCTAAG ATGTGTGCTTCAGCTGTCAGAAACTCTCTAGCAAAT GATTTTGGGAACACGTTTGATTGTTTGATCGAGAACTTTCAACAATCATTTGGGAGCACCTTAAGAACTCAAAAGTCAATCAAAGAATCATCCGAAGATAGCACAGGATATATCTCGAGCAAGCGAAAAATGGAAGAATATAGTCCATGTGTCACTCATGACGAAGAAGATGACTGTCTAAGAAGGGAAGATTGTGGAAGCAGTTACATTACAGAAGATTTTCACTCAAGAGAGGTGACCTACACTAGTGCAGCTGAGGGCCGATTAAATTATAGAGAGCAATTGCATCAGATTATGCTGCCAAACCCTGTTAACCTGGAAGTTGCCCTGCATGGCCAAACCAATCAATTGACTGGTATTCGCAGGAGAACAGTTGGATCTGTGGCAGACCAATCCATGCTTGACACTTATAAGCATGCTAATGAACTGAAGGAGCGGGAGCTTTGTCTGAAGGAATGTGAGCTTGGTATATCATTGAAGAATTTGGAGTTGAAAGGCGAACGTGTAGCTCAATGTTATGATTCAAATAATCTGGAGAGATTAAATATAGCTTTGGGCAGATCAAAGGCATCCTTCAAAGCTGAAAAATTTAAGACGCAATTAGAAGACACAAGACACTCTGAGCTCCTTAGAAAGTGCATCGACTGTCTAGTTGCTGGAATATTTGTTATGGCTGCAGCCCTGTTCTATGGTACTTATGTGTATTCATACAGAAGAATTAGGGAAGCCACTGCATCCTGTACACCTTCAAAG GATGAAAAGTCTTGGTGGAATCCCGTGTCATCTTTCAATTCCAGGTTTCAAGTTCTAAGGTGTCAAGCTGTGGCAGTGAGTCGGATGGTGTTTGGTTTGTTCATGATTTTAGTAATTGCTTATTTGATCTTCCAGCGGTCAGCAGATTCAAAACAGACAATGCCAGTTACTTTTATAATCTTGATGTTGGGAATTGCATGTGGTTGGGCCGGCAAGTTTTGTGTAGACACATTGGGAGGGAGTGGATATCACTGGCTTATATATTGGGAGACTCTATGTATCTTGCATTTCTTCTGCAATGTCTTTACTTCAGTTTTGTTCTATATCCTGCACGGACCTGTTGATGTGTCTCCAGGGACAAAAGGAAATTTACTATTTCCGTACTGGATACGCAGATTGGTGTTCTACAGTGTTACATTCCTGTTTCTGCCGCTGTTTTGTGGCCTTTTGCCTTTTGCGAGCCTTGGTGAATGGATGCACCATATTTTCCAAAATTTGAAGCTCTTCTCAGACCCCTCTGAAACTGGCTTTCATCCCGAGTTATAA